In the Thermococcus sp. MAR1 genome, one interval contains:
- a CDS encoding cation:proton antiporter, whose translation MEIIGYVFVIIAFARLLAEAFERFGYPGFLGEITAGMILSALLLDMPRDQMELLAELGLFFLMISAGLEVTPEELHYAGRLTLPLYATTYAVMFLVTLPFTGWTVGSDNVISAAILSIASAPIVLRLKRFFGSDFLHVALSYAVISEIFGLFIVYMVIRFHESPGDYGPILSSILKDLAFVGTLLYINYLLGIKQKVRIIRFLRRLKSDEAVFGLFMVFSTSLAFISEEIGMHFSIGGFLAGLMMHSDLVGTKQYDRLTTIVSGVTYGIFAPIFFAWRGLNFETELSFVVIEFFAAIYVVRLTLSVLAVRKADLSTSLVRGAGIASFGVLGLLIGEIGFVSGVLSEHMYAMASLASVLGIFTSATLGRVVNHYKAKKLSGAV comes from the coding sequence ATGGAAATCATCGGGTACGTCTTCGTAATCATAGCCTTTGCAAGGCTCCTGGCGGAGGCCTTCGAGAGGTTCGGCTACCCAGGATTCTTGGGCGAGATTACGGCGGGAATGATACTGAGCGCTCTCCTGCTCGACATGCCCAGGGACCAGATGGAGTTGCTCGCCGAGCTGGGCCTGTTCTTCCTGATGATTTCAGCCGGCCTTGAGGTGACGCCGGAGGAGCTGCACTACGCGGGAAGGCTGACCCTCCCCCTCTACGCCACCACCTACGCTGTTATGTTCCTCGTCACGCTTCCCTTCACCGGCTGGACCGTCGGCTCGGACAACGTCATCTCGGCCGCGATACTCTCAATAGCCTCGGCTCCAATAGTGCTTCGCCTCAAGAGGTTCTTCGGAAGCGACTTCCTCCACGTGGCCCTCTCCTACGCGGTGATAAGCGAGATATTCGGGCTGTTCATCGTTTACATGGTCATAAGGTTCCACGAGAGCCCCGGCGACTACGGGCCTATACTGTCGAGCATACTGAAGGACCTCGCCTTCGTAGGCACCCTGCTCTACATCAACTACCTCCTCGGTATAAAGCAGAAGGTCCGCATTATCCGCTTCCTCCGCAGACTCAAGAGCGATGAAGCGGTCTTCGGGCTGTTCATGGTGTTCTCCACATCGCTCGCCTTCATCAGCGAGGAGATAGGAATGCACTTCAGCATAGGCGGCTTCCTCGCTGGTTTAATGATGCACAGCGACCTCGTTGGCACCAAGCAGTACGACAGGCTGACCACGATAGTCAGCGGGGTCACCTACGGAATCTTCGCCCCGATATTCTTCGCCTGGCGTGGATTGAACTTTGAGACGGAACTGTCCTTCGTGGTCATAGAGTTCTTCGCCGCGATATACGTGGTAAGGCTAACCCTGTCGGTTCTGGCCGTGAGAAAGGCAGATCTCTCCACCAGCCTCGTCAGGGGAGCCGGAATAGCGAGCTTTGGCGTCCTCGGCCTGCTGATCGGCGAGATTGGCTTTGTCTCCGGAGTTCTCAGCGAGCATATGTACGCCATGGCCTCTCTCGCGAGCGTGCTGGGAATCTTCACCTCGGCCACACTGGGGAGGGTCGTAAACCACTACAAAGCGAAGAAGCTAAGCGGCGCCGTCTAA
- a CDS encoding ACT domain-containing protein has translation MRHYEIVRIKRDGAVEIPMEYAYELGLLEGAYFLIEVDTDLNEIHMERIALPGKRLAEVELVVEDRPGVLAKISGLFGRHGVNILFSESEELSAISLAGIVAVVDISGVENLEELRKELEALAEVREVVLKPLD, from the coding sequence ATGAGGCACTACGAGATAGTCAGGATAAAGAGGGACGGGGCTGTTGAGATTCCGATGGAGTACGCCTACGAGCTGGGCCTTCTTGAGGGGGCCTACTTCCTCATTGAGGTGGACACGGACCTCAACGAAATCCATATGGAGAGGATAGCTCTCCCCGGGAAGAGGCTGGCGGAGGTTGAGCTTGTCGTTGAGGACAGGCCCGGTGTGCTGGCGAAGATAAGCGGCCTCTTCGGCAGGCACGGGGTGAACATACTCTTCAGCGAGTCAGAGGAGCTCTCCGCCATAAGCCTCGCCGGTATCGTCGCTGTCGTGGACATCAGTGGAGTGGAAAACCTTGAGGAGCTGAGAAAGGAGCTGGAGGCCCTGGCCGAGGTGAGGGAGGTTGTCCTAAAGCCCCTGGATTAG
- a CDS encoding proton-conducting transporter membrane subunit translates to MIPLMVAFPLLFGFIIVILDTLRARKVLIKASFILGAVLPAGIFLTEIGKSEIVGGWNKTAGIEVGIGEINAPFIVGELILFTLVALYSLSYFDFRDKKTAKALVLFLLMHAGLLGAFLARDFFNFYIYMEIASVSAFALVAFSGEKGAKRAAFKYLMLSLLASYLFVFAVGIIYMETGYLNVGLIAENARGSRELQVALGIALSALILKAGIFPLHGWLPDAHSKAQTPVSAVLSGAVVKAPAYGMILLLSTLPTGETLRFALLVVAVASIFFGIVMALLQRDAKRLLAYHTVSQMGYVLLGIASLNFLGAAYYAMAHSIFKGGLFLSIGSMGKGRKLGTFGYRGDAVMAASVIVLSLAIGGVSPLIGAYGKGLIYSGLTWPWKLAVPLGSVGTLVSFTKLNSHLAKGGSGKVPASWKLPVLGLALTALAGGIYLGLGLDPKDVIYLPLALLIYQLLGRTGFFEKSLPSEGGEVGKEVNRLTAVLVAFILLLALIQGL, encoded by the coding sequence ATGATCCCGCTGATGGTGGCCTTTCCGCTCCTGTTTGGGTTCATAATCGTCATCCTGGACACCCTGCGGGCGAGGAAGGTCTTGATAAAGGCCTCTTTCATCCTTGGAGCGGTTCTCCCGGCGGGGATTTTCCTGACAGAGATTGGAAAGTCCGAGATAGTTGGCGGATGGAATAAAACAGCGGGAATAGAGGTTGGAATCGGTGAAATAAACGCCCCGTTCATCGTGGGCGAACTCATACTCTTCACGCTCGTTGCCCTCTATTCCCTCTCGTACTTCGATTTCAGGGACAAAAAGACGGCCAAGGCCCTCGTCCTGTTCCTCCTGATGCACGCCGGCTTACTGGGAGCATTTTTGGCGAGGGACTTTTTCAACTTTTACATTTATATGGAGATAGCCTCGGTTTCGGCCTTTGCACTGGTTGCGTTCTCAGGGGAGAAAGGGGCCAAAAGGGCGGCCTTCAAGTACCTAATGCTCTCGCTCCTCGCTTCATACCTCTTCGTCTTCGCGGTCGGGATTATCTACATGGAAACCGGCTACCTGAACGTCGGGCTAATAGCCGAAAATGCCAGGGGTAGCAGGGAGCTCCAAGTGGCTCTCGGCATAGCCCTCTCGGCGCTTATTCTCAAGGCGGGAATCTTCCCCCTCCACGGCTGGCTTCCCGACGCGCACTCAAAGGCACAAACTCCCGTGAGCGCGGTCCTGAGCGGTGCCGTGGTCAAGGCACCTGCCTATGGAATGATTCTGCTCCTCTCTACACTACCCACCGGAGAAACCCTTAGGTTTGCCCTGCTCGTTGTCGCGGTGGCGTCAATCTTCTTCGGCATAGTGATGGCCCTTCTACAGAGGGACGCCAAGAGACTGCTGGCCTACCACACCGTCTCCCAGATGGGCTACGTGCTCCTTGGAATAGCGAGCCTCAACTTCCTCGGAGCTGCATACTACGCGATGGCACACTCGATTTTCAAGGGCGGCCTTTTCCTGAGCATCGGCTCCATGGGTAAGGGTAGAAAGCTCGGCACCTTCGGATACAGGGGGGACGCTGTGATGGCGGCCTCGGTCATCGTTCTCAGCCTAGCAATAGGCGGAGTCTCCCCTCTCATCGGCGCCTACGGAAAGGGGCTCATCTACTCTGGCCTTACCTGGCCCTGGAAGCTGGCGGTACCGCTGGGAAGCGTAGGGACATTGGTCTCCTTCACCAAGCTCAACTCCCACCTGGCTAAGGGTGGAAGCGGGAAGGTTCCGGCATCGTGGAAGCTTCCGGTTCTCGGGCTGGCCCTGACCGCGCTCGCCGGGGGCATTTACCTGGGCCTCGGCTTAGACCCAAAGGACGTCATCTACCTCCCTTTGGCCCTTCTCATCTACCAGCTCCTCGGGAGGACGGGATTCTTCGAGAAGAGCCTCCCCTCGGAAGGGGGCGAGGTAGGAAAGGAGGTGAACCGCCTGACGGCCGTGCTGGTCGCTTTCATTCTGCTATTAGCACTAATCCAGGGGCTTTAG
- a CDS encoding cation:proton antiporter subunit C encodes MISPEQAGVIIMLVGIYGLMAKREPIKLVLSINVVSLGLVLFFIGLAYSPGRDVPIMPTDPVDPLPATLMLTTLVVDVAITSLALAIIIRMRGEGP; translated from the coding sequence GTGATTAGCCCGGAGCAGGCGGGAGTTATCATAATGCTGGTAGGGATATACGGCCTGATGGCGAAGAGGGAGCCTATAAAGCTGGTGCTCTCCATAAACGTGGTCTCCCTTGGCCTAGTGCTCTTCTTCATCGGCCTGGCATACTCCCCGGGAAGGGACGTCCCGATAATGCCGACGGATCCTGTCGACCCGCTCCCGGCGACGCTGATGCTGACGACGCTCGTCGTCGACGTCGCCATAACGTCGCTCGCGCTGGCGATAATAATCCGCATGCGGGGGGAGGGCCCATGA
- a CDS encoding Na(+)/H(+) antiporter subunit B, with protein MKMSVVVRSTTKMISPFLVTYAAYLMLYGHLSPGGGFQGGVILAVAVILLITAHGYKKVRKRFKFNWASLIESSAGAMLVLLGIAGVAFGGFYANFLPTEGGIIPPFNVIVGLEVGAAFTFVFYILLRWVESD; from the coding sequence ATGAAGATGAGCGTTGTCGTGAGGAGCACCACCAAGATGATAAGCCCGTTCCTTGTAACATACGCCGCTTATCTCATGCTCTACGGCCATCTGAGCCCGGGGGGCGGCTTTCAGGGCGGGGTGATTCTCGCGGTGGCTGTGATACTCCTCATAACCGCCCACGGCTACAAGAAGGTCAGGAAGAGGTTCAAGTTCAACTGGGCGAGCCTGATAGAGAGCTCCGCGGGAGCGATGCTCGTGCTCCTTGGAATCGCCGGGGTGGCCTTCGGGGGCTTTTACGCTAATTTCCTGCCGACGGAGGGCGGCATAATACCCCCCTTCAACGTCATAGTGGGCCTTGAGGTCGGTGCCGCCTTCACCTTCGTCTTCTACATACTGCTGAGGTGGGTCGAAAGTGATTAG
- a CDS encoding hydrogenase subunit MbhD domain-containing protein, which yields MLGTILDVVFIAMILLAIAVVEEKNLVSAVVKYSLLSLLFVLALFELKAPDVALSAIVVGAVVIGVFLFTIEEVTR from the coding sequence ATGCTTGGGACAATCCTTGACGTGGTCTTCATAGCGATGATACTGCTGGCCATAGCAGTCGTTGAAGAGAAGAACCTGGTTAGTGCGGTCGTTAAATACTCTCTCCTCAGCCTGCTGTTCGTCTTGGCACTCTTCGAGCTTAAGGCACCGGATGTAGCACTCTCGGCGATAGTCGTCGGTGCGGTGGTTATAGGCGTCTTCCTCTTCACGATAGAGGAGGTGACGCGGTGA
- the mnhG gene encoding monovalent cation/H(+) antiporter subunit G has translation MIEIILMLFGEAVMVFGALGILRFPDVYTRLHAATKCDTGGAMSIILALILIMDAPAVVRAKFLVLAFLIAMINPMVSHAIARGAYRYGVKPKVVVDMYAWDNP, from the coding sequence ATGATTGAGATAATCCTTATGCTCTTCGGAGAGGCCGTCATGGTCTTCGGGGCTCTGGGGATACTCCGCTTCCCCGACGTTTACACTCGCCTCCACGCGGCCACTAAGTGTGACACAGGGGGAGCGATGAGCATAATCCTGGCTCTAATCCTGATAATGGACGCCCCCGCAGTGGTCAGGGCCAAGTTCTTGGTACTGGCCTTTCTCATCGCCATGATAAACCCCATGGTGAGCCATGCCATCGCGAGGGGGGCCTATAGATACGGTGTGAAGCCTAAGGTAGTGGTGGATATGTATGCTTGGGACAATCCTTGA
- a CDS encoding monovalent cation/H+ antiporter complex subunit F, protein MAQEGLLVSAFYVLVFTAMLIAYRVVRGPTLPDRIVGLNTITTKVVVIIAVVSVMREEYYLIDLAIVLLMVNAVGGLILAKYMERRASHD, encoded by the coding sequence ATGGCTCAAGAAGGTCTTCTGGTGAGCGCTTTCTACGTCCTCGTCTTCACGGCGATGCTGATAGCCTACCGCGTGGTTAGGGGACCGACTCTGCCCGACAGGATAGTGGGTCTGAACACGATAACGACGAAGGTGGTCGTCATAATAGCTGTCGTTTCAGTCATGAGAGAAGAGTACTACCTGATAGACCTCGCGATAGTCCTGCTGATGGTGAACGCCGTCGGCGGGCTTATCTTGGCGAAATACATGGAGAGGAGGGCTTCACATGATTGA
- a CDS encoding monovalent cation/H+ antiporter subunit E, with translation MSRVPFYLKERLESLRERVLHEEFEASKLPPWERVIITWVALMAFWVVISGSFRVRDLIVGAAVTLIIAAFMRDLLTEDIRKSGHIVEKLLYFAFIYLPQYLVIMAFRLLESNLKVAKNVIFMDINPGIVKIKTDLHSDTGVTILANSITLTPGTLTLDVNKKLGETYLYVHWIDLETLNREKAGEKIKGDIEEWLKKVFW, from the coding sequence ATGAGCCGCGTTCCCTTCTACCTGAAGGAAAGGCTTGAGAGCCTCAGGGAGAGGGTCCTCCACGAGGAATTCGAGGCCTCGAAGCTCCCCCCATGGGAGAGGGTTATCATAACGTGGGTGGCCCTTATGGCCTTCTGGGTGGTCATATCGGGAAGCTTCAGAGTGAGGGATTTGATCGTGGGTGCGGCCGTTACCCTGATAATAGCGGCCTTCATGCGCGACCTCCTAACCGAGGACATAAGGAAGAGCGGCCACATAGTCGAGAAACTCCTCTACTTCGCATTCATATACCTTCCGCAGTACCTCGTGATAATGGCCTTTCGCCTGTTGGAGAGCAATCTGAAGGTGGCAAAGAACGTGATTTTCATGGATATCAACCCCGGAATAGTCAAGATAAAGACCGACCTCCACTCGGACACGGGCGTGACGATACTCGCCAACTCAATTACCCTGACCCCCGGAACTTTGACGCTCGACGTAAACAAAAAGCTCGGGGAGACCTACCTCTACGTCCACTGGATAGATTTGGAGACACTCAACCGCGAGAAGGCCGGAGAAAAGATAAAGGGGGACATCGAGGAATGGCTCAAGAAGGTCTTCTGGTGA
- the gcvH gene encoding glycine cleavage system protein GcvH has translation MIEVGEYKVKEGLYYTKDHEWVQVLDDGTVLVGISDYAQKELGDLAYVELPEVGKEVSKGDVLCELESVKAVSEVYAPVSGEVVEVNGELEDSPELINEDPYENWIAKLKPSNLDEELKELMDAKAYAEYLESL, from the coding sequence ATGATTGAGGTTGGGGAATACAAGGTCAAGGAAGGTCTTTACTACACAAAGGACCACGAGTGGGTTCAGGTTCTTGATGATGGGACTGTTCTCGTCGGAATAAGCGACTACGCCCAGAAGGAGCTCGGCGACCTTGCCTACGTCGAGCTTCCTGAGGTCGGTAAAGAGGTCAGCAAGGGCGACGTTCTCTGCGAGCTGGAGAGCGTCAAGGCAGTCTCAGAAGTCTACGCTCCGGTGAGTGGCGAGGTCGTTGAGGTCAACGGGGAGCTTGAAGATTCTCCTGAGCTCATCAACGAGGATCCCTACGAGAACTGGATCGCCAAGCTCAAGCCGAGCAACCTCGATGAGGAGCTCAAGGAGCTCATGGACGCCAAAGCCTACGCCGAGTACTTGGAGAGCCTCTGA
- the gltA gene encoding NADPH-dependent glutamate synthase, giving the protein MAVKRKIIKERVPTPERPAEERIKSFVEVNLGYTFELAVKEAERCLQCPYNYAPCIKGCPVHIDIPGFISKLVQYRDDPDKAVKEALSVIWACNSLPATTGRVCPQEDQCEMNCVMGKVGDKINIGKLERFVADYAREKGIDEELLFEMVPKIEKKGQKVAIIGAGPAGLTAAGELAKLGYDVTIYEALHEAGGVLMYGIPEFRLPKSIVESEIDKLKKLGVKILTDHIVGRTVTIEELLEEYDAVFIGSGAGTPRLINAPGINLNGIYTANEFLTRVNLMKAYLFPEYDTPVKVGKRVVVIGAGNTAMDAARSARRFGAEVIIAYRRGPEDVSARVEEVEHAKEEGIKFEFFVNPVEFIGDGKGNLKAVKFEKMKALDERDSRGKRKIVGTGEYVTIEADTVIIAIGKHPNRLIVNTPGLKVERGRIVVDENLMTSIPGVFAGGDAIRGEATVILAMGDGRLAAKAIHEYLTKKRESKNA; this is encoded by the coding sequence ATGGCCGTCAAGAGGAAGATCATCAAGGAGCGCGTTCCGACGCCGGAGAGGCCGGCGGAGGAGAGGATAAAGAGCTTCGTAGAGGTTAACCTTGGTTACACCTTCGAGCTTGCCGTTAAGGAGGCCGAGCGCTGCCTTCAGTGCCCCTACAACTACGCGCCCTGTATCAAGGGATGTCCGGTTCACATCGACATTCCAGGCTTCATAAGCAAACTCGTCCAGTACCGCGACGATCCGGACAAGGCCGTCAAAGAGGCCCTCAGCGTCATATGGGCATGCAACTCTCTCCCGGCCACCACGGGAAGGGTCTGCCCGCAGGAGGACCAGTGTGAGATGAACTGTGTCATGGGCAAGGTCGGTGACAAGATAAACATCGGCAAGCTTGAGCGCTTCGTTGCCGACTACGCCCGCGAGAAGGGCATAGACGAGGAGCTCCTCTTTGAGATGGTGCCAAAGATAGAGAAGAAGGGGCAGAAGGTTGCCATCATCGGTGCCGGCCCGGCCGGACTCACCGCCGCCGGCGAGCTCGCCAAGCTCGGCTACGACGTTACCATCTACGAGGCCCTCCACGAGGCCGGTGGAGTGCTCATGTACGGCATCCCAGAGTTCAGGCTGCCCAAGAGCATCGTCGAGAGCGAGATTGACAAGCTCAAGAAGCTCGGAGTCAAGATACTCACCGACCACATAGTTGGAAGGACCGTCACCATTGAAGAACTCTTGGAGGAGTACGACGCAGTCTTCATCGGCTCAGGAGCAGGAACACCGAGGCTCATCAACGCGCCCGGCATAAACCTCAACGGAATCTACACGGCCAACGAGTTCCTGACGAGAGTCAATCTAATGAAAGCCTACCTGTTCCCCGAATACGACACCCCCGTCAAGGTCGGAAAGCGCGTTGTTGTCATCGGAGCCGGAAACACGGCCATGGACGCAGCCAGGAGCGCAAGGCGCTTCGGTGCAGAGGTCATTATCGCCTACCGCCGCGGTCCGGAGGACGTCAGCGCCAGGGTGGAGGAGGTCGAACACGCCAAAGAGGAGGGCATAAAGTTCGAGTTCTTCGTCAACCCTGTCGAGTTCATCGGGGACGGCAAGGGCAACCTGAAGGCCGTCAAGTTTGAGAAGATGAAGGCCCTGGACGAGAGGGACAGCAGGGGCAAGAGAAAGATCGTCGGAACCGGCGAGTACGTGACGATAGAGGCCGACACTGTTATTATAGCCATCGGGAAACACCCGAACAGGCTCATAGTCAACACACCCGGTCTCAAGGTTGAGCGCGGAAGGATAGTCGTTGACGAGAACCTGATGACCAGCATCCCCGGCGTCTTCGCCGGTGGAGACGCGATAAGGGGCGAGGCAACGGTTATCCTCGCCATGGGCGACGGAAGGCTGGCGGCTAAGGCCATCCACGAGTACCTCACGAAGAAGAGGGAAAGCAAGAACGCGTGA
- a CDS encoding sulfide/dihydroorotate dehydrogenase-like FAD/NAD-binding protein: MYKILEKKEIAMRNTWYKIHAPHVAKKVKPGQFVIVRAFKNGERIPLTPVMWDPEEGWIVLIVFTRGKTTARMAAELKEGGEILNIAGPLGNPAEMEKFGKILAIGAYTGIVEVYPIAKAWQELGNKVTTLHVTFEPMVVLKDELERAVGRHLLETVPIDMTKSFPENMKNVTKRLTEKVRELLEKEEWDLVFMVGPTGDQKAVFEVVKEFGVPMKADLHPIMVDGTGMCGACRVTVGGEVKFACIDGPEFDAYKVHWDELIARSGYYTDMEQRAMQEYMRLMQQAAQGGE; encoded by the coding sequence GTGTATAAAATCCTTGAGAAAAAAGAGATTGCCATGAGAAACACCTGGTACAAGATTCATGCTCCGCACGTTGCCAAGAAGGTTAAGCCCGGGCAGTTCGTCATCGTCAGGGCTTTTAAGAACGGCGAAAGGATCCCGCTCACGCCAGTCATGTGGGACCCCGAGGAGGGCTGGATAGTTCTCATCGTCTTCACGAGAGGCAAAACAACTGCGAGGATGGCCGCGGAGCTGAAGGAGGGCGGCGAGATACTCAACATAGCCGGACCTCTTGGGAACCCCGCGGAGATGGAGAAGTTCGGAAAGATACTTGCAATCGGTGCCTACACGGGAATAGTTGAGGTCTACCCGATAGCAAAGGCCTGGCAGGAGCTTGGTAACAAGGTAACCACACTCCACGTGACCTTCGAGCCAATGGTGGTCCTCAAAGACGAGCTTGAGAGGGCTGTTGGCAGGCACCTCCTTGAGACCGTCCCGATAGACATGACCAAGAGCTTCCCCGAGAATATGAAGAACGTGACAAAGAGGCTCACGGAGAAGGTGCGCGAGCTTCTCGAAAAGGAGGAGTGGGATCTCGTCTTCATGGTCGGGCCCACGGGGGACCAGAAGGCCGTTTTCGAGGTCGTCAAAGAGTTTGGAGTTCCAATGAAGGCTGACCTCCACCCCATAATGGTGGACGGAACCGGCATGTGCGGTGCCTGCCGTGTCACCGTCGGCGGCGAGGTTAAGTTCGCCTGCATAGACGGACCAGAGTTCGATGCCTACAAGGTTCACTGGGACGAGCTCATAGCTAGGAGCGGCTATTACACAGATATGGAGCAGAGGGCCATGCAGGAGTACATGAGACTCATGCAGCAGGCCGCTCAGGGGGGTGAATGA
- a CDS encoding tRNA (adenine-N1)-methyltransferase → MIREGDRVLLVDRRGKRYLVTVSKGEFHTDLGIINLGELVEKDYGESVISHKGEEFRILKPDVNDIIAKMRRGPQIVHPKDAGIIIAYAGISPGNTVIEAGVGSGALTIFLANIVGPQGRVISYELREDFASIAQRNVEMAGFADRVTIKLKNIYDGIDEESADHIVLDLPQPENVLPHAVEVLKPGGYFVAYTPCMNQVHRFFQAFQEYREHFYKPRVVEVLVREHEVKKECMRPKTTMLAHTGYITFIRKL, encoded by the coding sequence TTGATTCGGGAAGGGGATAGGGTTCTTCTGGTCGACAGGAGGGGAAAGAGGTACCTTGTGACGGTCTCGAAGGGCGAGTTCCACACCGACCTGGGTATAATCAACCTCGGTGAGCTGGTGGAGAAGGACTACGGGGAGAGCGTCATCAGCCACAAGGGCGAGGAGTTCAGGATACTGAAGCCGGACGTCAACGACATCATAGCGAAGATGCGTCGCGGCCCTCAAATCGTCCATCCCAAGGACGCCGGTATAATAATCGCCTACGCGGGTATTTCCCCGGGGAACACCGTGATAGAGGCCGGCGTTGGAAGCGGGGCCCTCACAATATTTCTGGCTAACATAGTTGGCCCCCAGGGCAGGGTCATCAGCTACGAGCTCAGGGAAGATTTTGCAAGTATAGCCCAGAGGAACGTCGAGATGGCTGGCTTCGCCGACAGGGTCACGATAAAGCTCAAGAACATCTACGACGGCATAGACGAGGAAAGCGCGGACCACATAGTTCTCGACCTGCCCCAGCCGGAGAACGTTCTCCCCCACGCGGTCGAGGTTCTGAAACCGGGTGGCTACTTCGTCGCCTACACGCCGTGCATGAACCAAGTTCACAGGTTCTTCCAGGCGTTTCAGGAGTACAGGGAGCACTTCTACAAACCGAGGGTCGTTGAGGTTCTCGTCAGGGAGCACGAGGTCAAGAAGGAGTGTATGAGACCAAAGACGACCATGCTGGCGCACACCGGCTACATAACGTTTATCAGGAAGCTCTGA
- a CDS encoding DUF257 family protein, translating into METSVLEKYLFGKAERGDTVLIEYRPTYPLEELSWGFLIPALIERGDVVIGDFFGIGDLLFRNYIRRISGKEYSDVIELIKKIKVVKIGPGSASYGEVIEEVVPVYDSHSFLKNYHTVVNRMTHSPKKPEYFVTFGLSHYVHFGGDEAMKALITGISTIPMEDWVGIHFLNVDVLSKAHLAMLEEMASIVFHVSNDELIVKKGGEIFDSGRG; encoded by the coding sequence ATGGAGACCTCGGTCCTCGAAAAGTACCTCTTCGGAAAGGCCGAGAGAGGCGATACCGTTCTCATAGAGTATCGACCGACGTATCCGCTTGAGGAGCTCTCATGGGGATTTCTCATACCTGCTCTAATAGAGAGAGGGGACGTTGTCATAGGAGATTTCTTCGGTATCGGTGATCTCCTGTTCAGAAACTACATTCGCAGAATTTCCGGCAAAGAGTACTCCGACGTGATCGAACTCATAAAGAAGATAAAGGTCGTCAAGATAGGACCCGGCTCGGCCAGTTACGGAGAGGTCATAGAGGAGGTCGTTCCCGTCTACGACTCCCACAGCTTCCTCAAAAACTACCACACGGTCGTTAACAGGATGACCCACTCGCCGAAAAAGCCCGAGTACTTCGTGACCTTCGGGCTCTCCCACTACGTCCACTTCGGCGGGGACGAGGCCATGAAAGCCCTAATAACCGGGATAAGTACGATACCTATGGAAGACTGGGTCGGGATACACTTCCTCAACGTTGATGTGCTCAGCAAGGCCCATCTGGCAATGCTGGAGGAGATGGCCTCGATAGTATTCCACGTATCCAACGATGAGCTTATCGTGAAGAAGGGCGGTGAGATTTTTGATTCGGGAAGGGGATAG
- a CDS encoding signal recognition particle protein Srp19, translated as MKRFVVWPSELDVRLSRRYGRAVGKEFAVDGPKIGEIADAARALGMKIVEMDESKLNPRLAGLDEEYRLRGMLRLESKHSKGKSLKMIGQKIREIRKIQAKAKGKKKHKSRKKKR; from the coding sequence ATGAAACGGTTTGTAGTGTGGCCCAGCGAACTCGATGTCAGGTTAAGCAGGAGGTACGGCAGGGCCGTTGGAAAGGAATTCGCCGTTGACGGTCCAAAAATCGGGGAGATAGCGGACGCCGCAAGGGCACTGGGCATGAAGATCGTCGAGATGGACGAGTCAAAGCTCAATCCCCGTCTGGCGGGCCTGGACGAGGAGTACAGGCTCAGGGGGATGCTCCGCCTTGAGAGCAAACACTCCAAGGGGAAAAGCCTCAAAATGATAGGTCAGAAGATCAGGGAAATCAGGAAAATCCAGGCTAAAGCCAAGGGCAAGAAGAAGCACAAATCCAGGAAGAAAAAGAGGTGA